One Hemitrygon akajei unplaced genomic scaffold, sHemAka1.3 Scf000060, whole genome shotgun sequence genomic region harbors:
- the LOC140721702 gene encoding ribonuclease inhibitor-like — MTSQALEEFLGPFTYQRICQVIDWMKKDVKRQTEKTECEAGKRSLLKTLHYLFESENRGLAKVAVGSVETLSFSGMSLTPIECVVLSQVIGLSDTIKCLDLDRCDIQHESLQWFGHGLHKCQELSLVGNKLGDSSVELLSAALRNPESKIQKLWLEKVDLTASGVEDLVSALNINQSLTGLNLSDNNLGDSGVKLLIAALRKPKSNIKKLWLRYVGLTASGVEDLMSALSTNRSLTQLYLSDNKLGDSGVKLVSAALRNPEWKIKKLWLRGVGLTDSGAEDLISALSSIGSLTVLDLSYNSLTDQFVSALQHFILTHPRLMMIWLRYNRFSEIKEKELRSLNESKWGLQVDI; from the exons ATGACATCTCAGgccctggaggagtttctgggtccatttacGTATCAAAGAATCTGCCAGGTGATTGACTGGATGAAGAAGGATGTAAAACGCCAGACTGAAAAAACAGAgtgtgaagctggtaaaaggagcctcctgaaaactttgcactacctgtttgagtctgaGAATCGTGGGCTGGCTAAGGTCGCAGTGGGATCTGTGGAGACACTTTCCTTTAGTGGAATGTCTTTGACCCCGATTGAATGCGTAGTCTTATCACAAGTCATCGGGCTTTCTGATACAATAAAATGTCTCGACCTGGATCGCTGCGACATTCAGCATGAAAGTCTCCAATGGTTTGGAcacgggctgcacaagtgccaggagttgag CCTGGTaggtaataaactgggagattcgaGTGTGGAACTgctgtctgcggctctgaggaacccggagagtaaaatacagaaactgtg GCTGGAGAAAGTTGATCTCACAGCTTCTGGTGTCGAGGATCTCGTATCCGCTCTCAATATAAACCAATCACTGACGGGACTGAACCTGAGTGACAAtaacctgggagattcaggagtgaaactatTGATTGCGGCTCTGAGGAAACCCAAGAGTAATATaaagaaactgtg gctgaggtatgtcggtctcacagcttctggtgtcgaggatcttatgtccgctctcagtacaaaccggtCATTGACGCAACTGtacctgagtgataataaactgggagattcaggagtgaaactggtgtctgcggctctgaggaacccagagtggaaaataaagaaactgtg gctgagaggtgtcggtctcacagattctggtgccgaggatctcatCTCCGCTCTCAGTTCAATTGGATCACTCACGGTGCTGGACCTGAGTTACAACTCGCTCACAGACCAATTTGTCTCCGCTCTCCAGCACTTCATACTGACTCATCCGAGACTGATGATGATATG gctgcggTACAATCGGTTCAGTGAAATCAaggagaaggaactgagatcgcTGAATGAATCCAAATGGGGACTGCAAGTGGACATCTGA